One Roseimaritima multifibrata DNA window includes the following coding sequences:
- a CDS encoding NAD-dependent epimerase produces MKTYLVTGAAGFIGFNLSQLLLKKGIRVVGLDSVNDYYSVQLKEDRLAILKKHPEFSFIKADLADRAAIEKLFADHSFDRVVHLAAQAGVRYSLTHPHTYTESNITGFLHILEGCRHAKVPHLTYASSSSVYGANTEMPFSVHHNVDHPLSLYAASKKANELMAHTYSHLYGLPTTGLRFFTVYGPWGRPDMALFLFTKAILEGRPIDVFNHGKMQRDFTYIDDIVEGVYRVAEHTATANPDWTGSKPDPGSSMAPYRIHNIGNNQPVELNYFIEVIEEALGQKAEKNLLPMQAGDVPATYADIDALEEAVGFRPATSIETGINRFIKWYREYYNA; encoded by the coding sequence ATGAAAACCTACCTGGTAACTGGAGCCGCTGGCTTTATTGGATTTAACCTATCGCAGTTGCTGCTGAAGAAGGGAATCCGAGTCGTTGGTCTTGATAGTGTCAACGACTACTACAGCGTCCAGTTAAAAGAGGATCGCTTGGCGATCCTCAAAAAACACCCCGAGTTTTCATTTATCAAAGCCGATCTGGCCGATCGAGCGGCCATCGAGAAACTGTTCGCAGATCATTCGTTTGATCGAGTTGTCCATTTGGCGGCTCAGGCAGGTGTGCGTTATTCGTTGACCCATCCACACACCTACACCGAATCCAATATCACCGGATTCCTGCACATCCTAGAAGGGTGCCGTCACGCGAAGGTCCCGCATCTAACGTATGCCAGCAGTAGCAGCGTTTACGGGGCGAACACCGAAATGCCTTTTTCGGTCCACCATAACGTCGACCATCCCCTCAGTTTGTACGCGGCCAGCAAGAAGGCCAACGAACTGATGGCACATACCTACAGCCATCTGTACGGTCTGCCGACCACGGGACTCCGTTTCTTCACGGTCTACGGCCCCTGGGGACGTCCCGACATGGCGTTGTTCTTGTTCACCAAAGCGATCCTAGAAGGCCGTCCAATCGACGTCTTCAATCACGGAAAAATGCAACGAGACTTCACCTACATCGACGACATCGTCGAAGGGGTCTATCGAGTCGCCGAGCATACCGCGACCGCCAATCCCGACTGGACCGGCAGCAAGCCCGACCCGGGCAGCAGCATGGCTCCGTACCGGATCCATAACATCGGCAACAACCAACCGGTTGAACTGAATTACTTCATCGAAGTCATCGAGGAAGCTTTGGGTCAAAAAGCCGAAAAGAATCTATTGCCGATGCAAGCTGGCGACGTCCCCGCGACCTATGCCGATATCGATGCACTGGAAGAAGCGGTCGGTTTCCGCCCAGCCACCTCGATCGAAACCGGCATCAATCGATTCATCAAGTGGTACCGAGAGTACTACAACGCCTAA